The Paenibacillus sophorae genome has a segment encoding these proteins:
- a CDS encoding MalY/PatB family protein: MTKYDFDRAQDRTNTHSYKWDQVEKLFGNKDILPLWVADMDFESPPAVKEALVRRAEQGIYGYCILSNSYIDSITGWFRRRHDWEISKEWISQSPGIVTTLSLAVELFSEPGAEVILQSPVYYPFYDVIKMNGRKVADNPLVLRNGRYEMDYEQLEGLMKGGAKLLLLCSPHNPGGRVWEREELLRLGELCLQYGVTVVSDEIHCDLALPGHKHIPFASLSKELSDITLMALAPTKTFNLPGIHSSFIVASNPEMKRKFETRIKTLSLHMASFFAQDAVEAAYTEGDEWVDELITYINGNIEYATSYLAEHLPQVKVMKPEATYLLWVDCRALGLNGAGLKKLMYQEAGVAFNEGSVYGSEGEGFLRINVACPRSILQAALERFSAAAAKVVVK, encoded by the coding sequence TTGACAAAGTATGATTTTGACCGTGCCCAGGACCGGACCAATACGCATTCCTACAAATGGGACCAAGTGGAAAAGCTGTTCGGAAACAAGGACATTTTACCGCTGTGGGTAGCGGATATGGATTTCGAAAGTCCACCGGCTGTGAAAGAGGCGCTGGTTCGGCGCGCAGAGCAGGGTATTTACGGATACTGTATCCTAAGCAATTCGTACATTGACTCGATCACCGGATGGTTCCGCCGCCGCCACGATTGGGAGATTTCCAAAGAGTGGATTTCGCAATCGCCTGGTATCGTGACTACTCTGAGCCTTGCTGTTGAGCTGTTCAGCGAACCGGGAGCCGAGGTCATTTTGCAGTCGCCGGTATACTATCCTTTTTACGATGTTATCAAAATGAACGGCCGCAAAGTAGCCGACAATCCTCTTGTGCTCCGGAACGGACGCTATGAAATGGACTATGAGCAGTTGGAAGGGCTGATGAAGGGCGGCGCCAAGCTGCTGCTGCTGTGCAGCCCGCATAATCCCGGTGGACGGGTGTGGGAGCGCGAGGAGCTGCTGCGGCTCGGTGAGCTATGCCTGCAATACGGCGTTACCGTGGTTTCCGACGAAATCCACTGTGATCTGGCACTTCCCGGACACAAGCATATTCCATTTGCCTCGCTGTCCAAGGAGCTGTCGGACATTACGCTCATGGCGCTGGCTCCGACCAAAACCTTCAATCTGCCGGGTATTCACTCCTCTTTTATCGTGGCATCGAACCCGGAAATGAAGCGTAAATTCGAGACGCGGATCAAGACACTTAGTCTGCATATGGCCAGCTTTTTCGCCCAGGACGCGGTAGAAGCCGCCTATACCGAAGGGGATGAGTGGGTTGACGAGCTGATCACCTACATCAACGGCAACATCGAGTACGCTACCTCTTATCTCGCCGAGCATCTGCCGCAAGTCAAGGTAATGAAGCCTGAGGCAACCTATTTACTGTGGGTGGACTGCCGGGCGCTGGGTCTAAATGGAGCGGGGCTGAAAAAGCTGATGTATCAAGAAGCCGGCGTTGCTTTTAATGAGGGTTCGGTGTACGGAAGCGAAGGGGAAGGGTTTCTGCGGATCAATGTGGCTTGCCCAAGATCCATTTTGCAGGCAGCCTTGGAGCGTTTCAGCGCCGCTGCGGCGAAAGTTGTTGTGAAGTAG